The following DNA comes from Candidatus Omnitrophota bacterium.
CGCCATGGAAAAAGAACAGCGGTTTGCTATCCGGGAAGGCGGACATACAGTGGGTGCCGGGGTGGTTTCGGAAGTAATTGCGTAGTCGGAAGCTCATGGCTTAAGTTGGGGAAAGAAGCAGAAAATGCCGCAGGAAATAGTTACACTGGTTTGTGGTGAATGTAAAAGAAAAAATTACACTACCACTAAGAATAAGAGAAAAAACCCCGATAAACTGCAATTAAACAAATACTGTCGGTTTTGCAAAAAGCATATCGTACACAAAGAAACGAAATGAAGGCCTGTAGCTCCTAATTGGCTAGAGCACCGGTCTCCAAAACCGGGTGATGGGGGTTCGAATCCCTCCAGGCCTGCTAATGAAGTCATAACTTAGCAAGTCCTGAAGGGACGAGCTAAGCTGTAAGACCGAATTAGTACCGACGATTTGCCTTAACGGCAAATTGTTGGTACCTATAGAAATAAAAAGAAATATAAATGGCTAATAAAATAGTAGGTTTTTTAAAAGAAGCTCGGACAGAATTAAAAAAAGTATCGTGGCCTACCAAAGATGAGTTAATCGGTTCAACCGTGATAGTAATAGTTGTTACTTTATTGTTGGTTACTTTTATAGGCATCTGTGATTATTTTTTGTCTAGAGGTATCGGATTGTTGATCAGGTGAGAAATGGCCAAGAAATGGTATGTAGTTCATGCCCAGACCGGACGCGAACATCAAGTAAAAGTTAGTCTTAAGAAACGTGCGGAGTTAAACGGATTAGCAAGCAGTATTTCTCAGGTCTTAATCCCCACAGAACAAGTATCCGAGGTTAAAAGCGGAAAAAAATCTATAAGCCAAAGGAAGTTTTTTCCAGGATATCTTGTAGTAGAAATGGACTTGAACGATAAAACTTGGTATCTGGTAAGGAATACTCCCGGGGTTACCGGCTTTGTCGGTTCAGGTACCAAACCCTTGGCATTGCGCGATAGCGAAGTAAAGAATATTTTAAAACAAATTGAAGAAAAGACAGCTAAGCCGAAACCCAAAGTTCTTTTTGAGCAAGGAGAAATAGTTAGGGTGAAAGAAGGTCCTTTTACCAATTTTAACGGCAGTATCGAAGAAATAAATCCGGCTAAGGGTAAATTAAAAGTAACAGTCTCAATATTCGGAAGGCCCACGCCGGTTGAATTGGAATATTGGCAGGTGGAGAAGGTATAAAATGGCTAAGAAAGTTAAGGCAGTTATAAAATTGCATGTTGCAGGTGCTCAGGCAAATCCAGCTCCCCCAGTTGGTCCGGCTTTAGGGCAACACGGACTTAATATTATGGAGTTTTGCAAGGCTTTTAACGTAATTACCAAAGGCAAAGAAGGATTGGTTATTCCGGTTGTTATTACTGCCTATGAAGATAGATCATTTACTTTTATTGTCAAAAGCCCGCCGGCTGCCGTGCTTTTAAAAAAGGCTTGTGGTATAGCCAAGGCTTCGGGTGAGCCGAATAAAGAAAAAATTGGTAAAGTAACCAAACAGCAGGTTGAAGAAATAGCCAAGATTAAAATCAAGGATTTAAATGCTAAAGACCTAAGTGGCGCAATGAGGATTATTGAGGGTACGGCGAGGAGTATGGGGATTGAAACCGAGTAAAAGATATAAAGAAACTCAAAAATTAGTTAATAAAAACAAACTCTATGGGCTCCAGGAAGCGGTCGAGACATTAAAGAAATTTTCCGGAGCTAAATTTGATGAAACGGTAGAGGTTTCTTTTAAATTAGGAGTTGATCCCAAAAAGTCTGATCAATTAGTGCGGGGTACGGTGATCTTACCCCACGGGACCGGCAAAAAAGTTAAAGTAACAGTTTTTTGTAAAGGCGAAAATGAAAGAATAGCTAAGGAAGAAGGGGCGGATTTTGTAGGCTCAGAAGAGTTGATTAAGAAAGTAAATTCCGGCTGGCTGGATTTTGATGTAGCCATTGCCAGCCCTGATATGATGAAGGAAATAAGCAGGTTGGGGCGTATTCTCGGGCCGCGCGGCTTAATGCCCAGTGTCAAAGCCGGCACCGTAACTCCGGATATCAAAAAAGCAGTCAGCGAGACAAAAAAAGGAAAGGTACAATTTAAGGTTGACAAGCAAGCCGATATTCATCTCGGAGTAGGCAGGATTTCTTTTCAACCAAAAGCACTTTCTGAAAATATACGTAGCTTGATCAAAGCAGTAATCGAACATAAACCTTCACATTCCAAAGGTCAGTATATAAAAAGCATGAGTTTAAGTACCACAATGGGTTCAGGAATCAGGCTGGATGTTAGTTCTCTAAAATAGTATTGTTAAATTGTCAAATTGCTAAACTGTTAAAATGAGAGGTTGCAATTTAACAATTTAAACAAAGAAGAGGCAAAATGGCATCGTTTGATAAAGAATTACTAGTTAAGGAATTGACGAGCAGATTTCAACAGGCCGAAGTTTTAATCTTCACCAAAATTAATAGGCTTAGCGCTATGGAAATGAACCAGTTGAGGCGCAAGCTCAATACGCAGGCCGGGCAGTACTTGGTTGTTAAAAACCGTCTTGCTGAATTGGCCCTGAAGAACTCAAATCTATCAAAAGGACTTGATTTAATAGAAGATTCTGTAGGAATAGCTATCAGCAAGGAATCACCGGAGAGTATTTTCAAATCTCTGGTTGATTTTAACAAAGACCACCCGGCGCTGGATATTTGCGGTGCACTGACAGGTGAAAAATTACTTTCAAGTGATTGCGTAAAAGCCATTGCTGCTTTGCCGAGCCGGGAGGTTTTATTAGCCAGCGTTGTCAGGGGATTGAACGCACCGGTCAATGGCTTGGTTAATGCATTAAGCCAGGTAATAAGGAAATTTGTTATCGTACTGGATAAAATCAGAAAGAAACAGGAAAAACAGGGAGGTTAGAATGTCTGAGTTGAAAGAAGAAAAGAAAGAGAAGAAGAAACCTGAACCAAAAGCTGAGGCAGAACCTGTTGTGAAAACTGAGGCAAAACCTGCTCCGGAGATATCCGACAAGCTCAAAGAGATAATGAAGTCTATTGGACAAATGAGCGTGATAGAGCTGTCTGAATTAGTGAAAGCAATGGAGGATAAATTCGGAGTTTCAGCTGCTGCTCCGATGATGGCCATGGTTCCTGGTTCTATGGCTGGTCCGGCTGGTGCTGGAGCGGCTGCTGAGGAAAAAACTACCTTTAGCGTTGTTTTGGCAAAAATAGGGGACAAGAAAATTCAGGTTATTAAAGAAATCAGAAGTATGACCAGCCTGGGCTTGAAAGAGGCTAAGGACTTGGTTGAGGCTGCGCCCAAGCCGATCAAGGAAGGCGTCTCTAAAGAAGAGGCCGAAGAGATGAAGAAAAAAATCGAAGCCCAGGGCGCGACAGTAGAACTTAAGTAAAAGGATAAAAAAAGGAAAAAATGTTAAAGCGAAAAAATTATGCGCGCATCCCGGAAGTTATTAATCTACCCAGCCTGATAGAAATTCAGACGTCTTCTTACGAAGATTTTTTGCAGATAGGCTGTCCGAAAACGAAACGGGAGAATAAAGGTCTGCAGGCGGTTTTTAACCAGGCTTTTCCGATCAAGAGTTATGACGGCGAGGTAACGCTTAAATTTATCAGTTATTCTCTGGGAAGGCCGAAGTACACTGCTGAAGAATGTCAGAAACGGGGTATAACTTATGCCGCGCCTTTGAAATTGAAATTAAGGCTCTCCCGGAAAGAGGCGGATCCTAAGGAAGAGGATGTTTATATTGGTGATCTTCCGCTGATGACCAGGACAGGGACATTTATTATAAATGGTGCCGAAAGGATAGTGGTTAGCCAGCTTCATCGTTCTCCGGGTGTCAGCTTTGAAGAAGCTATTCATCCCAGCGGAAAACGGGTCTATACTGCCCGGCTTATTCCTTATCGCGGAGCCTGGTTGGAATTAGAATTGGACATAAATGATGTATTATTTGTTTATATTGATAGGCGCCGAAAGTTTTTAGCCAGCACATTTCTTAAAGCATTAGGATGTTCTGATGACGGAGGAATTATAACGCTGTTTTATGAATCTGAATCCTTTAAGATAGATAAGAACCAATCAGTTCATAAGCTGATCAATAGAATATTAGCGCATGATATTATTGATAAGGAAAATAATAAACTTCTGGCCAAGGCTGGCCAGAAGATCAGCGAGGATTTATTGAAGGACTTGCGGACGCTCCGGATCAAAACGGTCAAGGTTTTAAAAGAACCAGTTAAAGATTTTGCCATAATTAATACCTTGCTAAAAGATGTTCATCGTTCTAAAGAAGAAGCATTACTGGCTATTTATAGAAGGATGCGGCCGGGAGACCCAGCGATAAAAGAAAACGCAGAGGCTTTGATTAACAGACTTTTTCTGGATTCGCACTACTATAATCTTGGCCGGGTCGGCAGATATATTCTTAATCGAAAATTAAAATTGAATGTGTTGCTGGATAAAAGAATTCTGGAATTGAAAGATATTATAGAAGCTATTAAATATTTGGTAAGATTAAAAAACGGCGAGGGCAAAATTGATGATATTGACCATTTAGGTAACCGCCGTGTCAGGACTATCGGCGAATTGCTTCAAAATCAGTTCAGAGTAGGAATGGCCCGGATGGAACGGTCAATTTTAGAAAGAATGTCAATTTATGATTTAAATTCCGCTATGCCCCATAACTTGATTAATGCCAAGTTGATTTCTGCCACTGTTAAGGATTTTTTTGGCCGAAGTCAGCTTTCCCAGTTTATGGACCAGATCAACCCATTAGCTGAATTGACCCATAAGCGCAGGCTTTCTGCTCTTGGCCCGGGAGGATTAAGCAGGGAAAGGGCGGGATTTGAAGTTAGAGACGTTCATTATTCACATTATGGACGTGTTTGTCCGGTAGAAACCCCCGAAGGCCCGAACATAGGCTTAATATCTTCACTGAGCACTTATGCCAGAGTAAACGAGTTTGGCTTTTTGGAAAGTCCCTACCGAAAGGTTATTAACGAACGGGTAACCGATAAAATCGAATATCTTTCTGCTGATATTGAAGACAAATATGCTATTGCCCAAGCTAATGCAAAATTAGATAAAAAAAATAATTTTATTGAAGATATTGTATTCTGTAGATATCAGGACGACTTTATCAGGGTACTAAAAGGTAAAGTAGACTATATGGATGTTTCACCTAAACAGCTGGTTGGGGTATCGGCCAGCCTTATTCCGTTTCTTGAGCATGATGACGCCAACAGGGTGTTGATGGGATCAAATATGCAGCGCCAAGCAGTGCCGCTTCTTACTCCCGAAGCTCCGTTGATCGGCACAGGGATGGAAGGCGTAGTAGCCAGAGATTCAGGAGTAGTGGTTATAGCTGAGCATTCAGGAGTGGTTAAAGAGGTGACCGCAGACCGGATTCGAATTGATGAAAAAGAATATCGGCTGACAAAGTTTGCCCGGTCTAACGCAAGCACCTGTATAAATCAGAAGCCGATTGTTTCTGTCGGCGATAAGATCAAGAAAGGGCAAGTAATAGCCGATGGCTCGGCCACCTGTCAGGGAGAGCTTTCTCTGGGCAGGAATGTGCTGGTGGCATTTATGCCTTGGCGTGGCTATAACTTTGAAGATGCAATTCTGGTCAGCGAAAAGCTGCTTAAAGACGATGCGTATACCTCGATTCATATTGAGGAATTTGAAATAGAAGCCCGGGATACTAAATTGGGGAATGAAGAGATAACCTGCGATATTCCCAATGTTGGAGAAGATGCCTTAAGCCACCTGGATGACGAGGGTATTGCTCGGATCGGCGTTGAAATCGGGCCAGGAGATATATTAGCAGGAAAAGTTACTCCCAAATCAGAAACAGAACTTTCGCCAGAGGAAAAGTTATTGCGGGCTATCTTTGGCGAAAAAGCAGGTGATGTAAGAGATGCCTCGCTCACTGCGCCGGCAGGCTTGGAAGGGATAGTGGTAGATGTCAAAGTTTTTTCCAGGAAGTCTGCTGGTCCCAGAACCAAGGAACAAAGAAAATCCGAACTTAACCAAATGGATAAGATTCGGCGAAGCTATAAAAAAAGAATATTAGAAATTACCCGGGAGAAGGTTCAAAGGATTTCCAGCTTTTTAATGGGGAAGGTTTTAGGTGAACCGTTGCTGGATAGCCAATCCGGAGCAATTCTTGTTGCCAAAGGGAAAAAGATCAGCAAGATTAATATCAACAAGATTAAGAAATGTGATTTCCAAAACATTAAGTTAGAAACAAACACTGCGGTAGAAGAAGAAATATCCAAGGTTGCCCGAATTTGCGATGATTCCATCGAGCAGTTGATAGACGAGCAGGAAAAAGAGATCGAATATTTAAAAAAAGGAGATGAACTTCCGCCGGGAGTGATCAAAAAAGTCGTAGTTTATATTGCTACGAAAAGAAAGCTGTCGGTAGGCGATAAAATGGCCGGTCGCCACGGCAATAAAGGGGTTATCGCCAAGATACTACCCGAAGAAGATATGCCGTTCTTGCCCGATGGCACGCCGGTAGAGATAGTTTTAAATCCACTAGGGGTTCCTTCCAGAATGAATGTCGGGCAGATCCTGGAAACTCATTTGGGCTGGGCTGCTAAAGTATTAGGTTTTTATGTAAAAACGCCTGTTTTTGACGGCGCTGGCGAGTTGCAAATAAAAGAAGAACTCAGAAAGGCCTTTCTTCCCGAAGACGGCAAGATCAGACTTTATGATGGCCGGACAGGAGAGCCTTTTAAACAGAAGGTAACGGTTGGATATATCTATGTTATGAAATTAGCCCATCTGGTTGCTGATAAGATCCATGCCCGGTCTATCGGACCTTATTCTTTGGTCACCCAGCAGCCGCTGGGAGGAAAGGCCCAGTTCGGCGGCCAGCGCTTTGGTGAGATGGAAGTTTGGGCATTAGAAGCTTACGGAGCAGCCTATTGTCTTCAAGAATTGCTTACGGTTAAATCAGACGATGTAAGCGGACGGACCAGGATTTATGAAGCAATTGTTAAAGGAGAAAATGCGCTTCAGCCGGGAACCCCGGAATCTTTTAACGTGTTAATTAAAGAGCTGCAGAGCCTGGCGTTAGATGTAGCAGTTGAGCGGACAAAGGAAAAAGATGGAGGGGTTCTAAAAGCCGATGGGACACGATAATATTAATGTTTTTGATTCAGTAACTATTAGGATTGCTTCTGCGGAAATAATTAGGAGCTGGTCAAGGGGAGAAGTTAAAAAACCAGAGACTATAAATTACCGGACCCTGCGGCCTGAAAAAGGCGGGTTGTTTTGCGAGAAAATATTTGGGCCAAGCAGGGATTGGGAATGTGCCTGTGGTAAATATAAGCGCATCAAAAATAAGGGTATTATCTGCGACAGGTGCGGGGTAGAGATTACTCAAGCCAAAGTAAGAAGGGAAAGAATGGGACATATTGAATTAGCTGTGCCGGTGTCCCATATTTGGTTCTTTAAAATTTCGCCTTCACGCATCGGCGCGCTGTTGAATATGAGCGTAAGGGCATTAGAAAGGGTTTTGTATTACGAAGACTATATAGTTATTGATCCGGGCCAGACGCCGCTAAAGAAAAAACAACTTTTATCCGAACCAGAATATCAAAGGTATCTGTCCCAGTACGGTTCGAAGTTTACAGCCAGGATGGGCGGGAAGGCAATAAAAGAATTATTGAGCGAGATCAATCTTAACAAAATGGCTGTTGGCCTTCGCAGGCAGTTAGGAGCTTCAACATCAAGACAGACAATGCTCAGGTTGGTCAAATCGTTAAAGGTAGTAGAGTCGTTCAGAAAATCAGGGAATAAGCCGGAATGGATGGTTCTGGATGTAATCCCGGTCATTCCTCCTGATTTAAGGCCGTTGGTGGCTTTGGATGGCGGCAGGTTCGCTACCTCAGATTTGAACGATCTTTATCGGAGAGTAATAAACAGGAATAACCGGTTGAGAAGACTTCTTGAGCTCAAGGCTCCGGATATTATTATTCGTAATGAGAAAAGGATGCTCCAGGAAGCGGTTGATGCACTATTTGATAATGGCCGGCACGGCCGGTCTATTTTGGGTCCGGGCAACCGTCCGTTAAAGTCTTTGAGCGATATGCTTAAAGGTAAACAAGGTCGTTTTCGTCAAAATCTTCTTGGTAAAAGGGTTGACTATTCCGGAAGAAGCGTAATCGTAATTGGCCCGGAACTTAAACTTAATCAGTGCGGGCTCCCTAAAAAAATGGCCCTGGAATTATTCGAGCCGTTTATTATTAAAAGACTAAAAGAAAAAGGATTGGTTCACACTATCAAGAGCGCCAAAAAAATGGTGGAAAAGATTAAATCAGAAGTTTGGGATATATTAGAGGAAGTGGTAAGTGAACACCCGGTTTTACTTAACCGCGCTCCTACTCTTCACCGTTTAGGTATCCAGGCATTTGAACCGATTTTGGTGGAAGGCAAGGCTATCCGCGTTCATCCGCTGGTTTGCGCGGCGTTTAACGCTGATTTTGACGGCGACCAGATGGCAGTTCACGTTCCATTATCAATAGAAGCCCAGATGGAGGCCAGGATTTTAATGCTCGCTTCCAACAATATATTTTCCCCGGCTAACGGAGAGCCGATTGCCAGTCCCACCCAGGACATAGTCCTAGGTTGTTATTATTTAACTAGAGAAAAACCAGGGGATACGGGAGAAGGAAAAATATTTTCTGACCCCCGGGAAGTCACTACCGCTTATTTAGATAAAGAAGTGGGCCTGCAGGCCAAAATTAAGGTAAGGATCAACAAAAAAATTATCGAGACCACTGTCGGCCGGGTTCAGTTTAATGAAATCTTTCCTGAAGGATTTCCGTTTTTCAACGATGTAATCAATAAAAGTAAGCTTAGCCGTATTATCGTAGATTGCTATAAACAGTTTGGCCAGTACCAGGTAATTTTGATTTTAGACAAATTAAAAGAGGTTGGTTTCGAAGAATCAACCTCAGCAGGAATTTCTATCTCTATTGACAGCCTTCAGATACCTCCGCAAAAAAGAGAATATTTAAACGAGGCAAAGCAGGAGGTAGGCACTATTGAAGAGCAGTACCGTAAAGGCCTGATTACTAACCGGGAAAGATATAACAGGGTTGTTGATATCTGGACGCGCACCAGCGATAAGGTTTCTGAACGGATATTCGAAACCCTGAACACGTTTAATCCTATTTTTATGATGGCTAATTCCGGAGCCCGCGGCTCAAAACTTCAGATCAGGCAGCTCTGTGGGATGCGGGGTTTGATGGCTAAACCTTCCGGTGAGATTATCGAGAATCCGATCACCGCTAATTTCCGCGAAGGCCTGACAGTGCTGGAATATTTTATTTCTACTCACGGTGCCCGTAAGGGATTGGCTGATACAGCGCTAAAGACAGCTGACTCCGGGTATTTGACCAGAAGGCTGGTTGATGTAGCCCAGGATGTTATTATCAGAGAGATAAATTGTGGAACCTTGAACGGAATTACAGTCGAGGCGATAATTGAAGGCGATGAAGTGGTGGTGAGCCTAAAAGAGCGGATTATCGGCCGGATCGCATTGGATAACGTAGTGGACATTATCACCGACGAAGTTATTGTCCGCGCCGGAGAAGACATTACCGAAGAGATGGCTGTGAAAATCGAGGCTGCTTCGATTGAAAAGATCCGTATTCGAAGTGTTTTGACCTGTGAGGCAGCAAGCGGAGTTTGTGCTAAATGTTACGGTCGAAACCTTGCTACAGGTAAGTTGGTCGAAATAGGCGAGGCAGTAGGCATTGTAGCTGCCCAGTCTATCGGGGAACCGGGAACTCAGCTTACAATGAGGACTTTTCATATCGGGGGTACTGCCAGCAGGGTTATTGAACAATCATTTGTTAAAGCCAGGAATAAAGGGACGTTGAAATATCATAACCTGAAGATAGTAGAATCCGGCTTAAAAGGAGAGATGATCATTTTAAATAGGAACGGCCAGGTCAGCGTCCATGATGATAAAAAAAGAGAACTGGAACGGCATACCATCCCGATTGGCTCCAAAATACTGGTTAAGGAAAATGAAATGGTTAAGAAAGGGAAAATTTTTGTTAAATGGGATCCTTATACCATTCCAATCCTTACTGAGGTTAAAGGCAAAGTCAGGTTTGAAGATGTAATTAAAGACGTGACTATTAAGGAGGAATTGGATTCAACCACCAATTTGACCAAGAGAGTAATTGTAGAGCATAAAGAAGATCTTCATCCCCAGATCGTTATTTACGGGTCCAAAAGAGAGATTTTGACGTTTTATCCCATGCCGGTAGGCGTGCATATTGTAGTCAAAGATAACCAGGGGGTTAAAGCTGGAGATCTATTAGCGAAAACTCCTCGTAAGTTTATCAAGACCAGAGATATTACCGGTGGGCTGCCCAGAGTAGCCGAGCTATTTGAGGCCAGGCGGCCCAAAAATCCAGCGGTTATCAGCGAAATTGACGGAACAGTCGAATTTGGCGAAGCGCCGAAGGGGCAAAGAAAGATTGTTGTTAAATCGCCGACCGGAATGAAAAAGGAATACACCGTACCCTATGATAGCCATCTTAATGTTTATAAGGGCGATAAGGTGATAGCCGGTGAGCAGTTGATCGAAGGCCCGATAGTGCCCCATGATATTTTAAGGGTTCGCGGAGATAAACATCTTCAGGAATATCTGGTTAGAGAGATTCAGGAGGTTTACCGTCTGCAGGGCGTGCGGATAAATGATAAACATATCGAGGTTATCGTCAAGCAAATGCTTAGAAAGGTAAGAATAGAGAATTCGGGTGATACAGAATTTTTGGTCGGAGCAAATGTGGATAAGTTCAGGTTTCACGAGGAAAATGAGAAAATGGCCAAAAAGAACAAACAGCCTGCCCGGGCAACTCCGCTGCTCTTGGGGATAACCAAAGCGTCCTTAGACACAGATAGTTTTATTTCTGCGGCCAGTTTTCAGGAAACCACCCGTATTTTAACGGATGCAGCTGCCAGAAGCAGAAAGGACAGCTTGCTTGGTCTTAAAGAAAATGTTATCATGGGCCATCTTATTCCGGCCGGAACGGGATTCAGGGAACATCGAGAGATCGAAATGGTAAAGAAGATAGCTGAAGAGAAATAAATAAATTGCTAAACTGTTAAACTGTTAAATGGATAAAGTATTTTTTAAATAACAATTTAGCCATTTAGCAATTTAACAATTTAAATGAGGAGTTAAACGATAGATGCCGACAGTAAGCCAGTTAATCAGAAAAAGAAGAAAGAGTAGTTTTAAAAAGAGTAAGTCCAAAGCCATGGAGGGTTCACCCCAGAAAAAAGGTGTTTGCTTATTGGTTAAGACACAGACGCCCAAAAAACCGAATTCCGCCCTTCGCAAAGTAGCCAGGGTCCGTTTAACTAATAATACAACAGTGACTGCTTATATTCCGGGTGTTGGCCACAATCTTCAAGAGCACTCAATAGTGACTATCAGGGGCGGCAGGGTTAAAGACCTGCCTGGTGTGAGATATCACATAGTCAGGGGGATGCTTGATACTGCCGGTGTTACTGACCGGAAGAAATCAAGATCCAAATACGGATCAAAGAGAGGGAAATAAATAAACTGCTAAACTGCTAAACTGTTAAACTGTTAAATGGATAAAGTATTTTTTAAATAACAATTTAGCCATTTAGCAATTTAACAATTTAAATGAGGAGTTAAACGATAAATGAGAAGGCAGCGGGCGCCAAGACGCGGGATAAAACCAGATACAAAATATAACGACAAGTTGGTAGGAACGCTGATTAGTATGTTGATGCTCAAGGGGAAAAGATCTCTGGCTGAAAGAATAGCCTACAGCGCCTTTGATATTGTCAGCAGTAAAACAGATAAGCAGGATCCCCTAGAGATTTTTAAAAAAGCGGTTGATAATGCCAAACCTTTGCTGGAAGTAAAGTCAAGAAGAGTCGGAGGTGCGACCTATCAGGTTCCGATCGAAGTAAGTTCAGCCAGAGGGATTGTGCTGGCTTTGAGGTGGATGAGGAATTTTGCCCGCGCTAAAAAGGGCAAACCGATGGAAGAGAAATTAGCCGCTGAAATAATCGCTGCTTATAAAAAAGAGGGATCAGTCATAAAGAAGAGAGAAGATACTCATAGAATGGCCGAGGCAAACAAAGCATTTGCGCATTATCGTTGGTAAATGCTGAACGATAAACAATGACAAGAGAATATCCCATAGAACAGACACGGAATATTGGAATAATGGCCCACATTGACGCTGGTAAGACCAGTATCACCG
Coding sequences within:
- the rpoC gene encoding DNA-directed RNA polymerase subunit beta', whose product is MGHDNINVFDSVTIRIASAEIIRSWSRGEVKKPETINYRTLRPEKGGLFCEKIFGPSRDWECACGKYKRIKNKGIICDRCGVEITQAKVRRERMGHIELAVPVSHIWFFKISPSRIGALLNMSVRALERVLYYEDYIVIDPGQTPLKKKQLLSEPEYQRYLSQYGSKFTARMGGKAIKELLSEINLNKMAVGLRRQLGASTSRQTMLRLVKSLKVVESFRKSGNKPEWMVLDVIPVIPPDLRPLVALDGGRFATSDLNDLYRRVINRNNRLRRLLELKAPDIIIRNEKRMLQEAVDALFDNGRHGRSILGPGNRPLKSLSDMLKGKQGRFRQNLLGKRVDYSGRSVIVIGPELKLNQCGLPKKMALELFEPFIIKRLKEKGLVHTIKSAKKMVEKIKSEVWDILEEVVSEHPVLLNRAPTLHRLGIQAFEPILVEGKAIRVHPLVCAAFNADFDGDQMAVHVPLSIEAQMEARILMLASNNIFSPANGEPIASPTQDIVLGCYYLTREKPGDTGEGKIFSDPREVTTAYLDKEVGLQAKIKVRINKKIIETTVGRVQFNEIFPEGFPFFNDVINKSKLSRIIVDCYKQFGQYQVILILDKLKEVGFEESTSAGISISIDSLQIPPQKREYLNEAKQEVGTIEEQYRKGLITNRERYNRVVDIWTRTSDKVSERIFETLNTFNPIFMMANSGARGSKLQIRQLCGMRGLMAKPSGEIIENPITANFREGLTVLEYFISTHGARKGLADTALKTADSGYLTRRLVDVAQDVIIREINCGTLNGITVEAIIEGDEVVVSLKERIIGRIALDNVVDIITDEVIVRAGEDITEEMAVKIEAASIEKIRIRSVLTCEAASGVCAKCYGRNLATGKLVEIGEAVGIVAAQSIGEPGTQLTMRTFHIGGTASRVIEQSFVKARNKGTLKYHNLKIVESGLKGEMIILNRNGQVSVHDDKKRELERHTIPIGSKILVKENEMVKKGKIFVKWDPYTIPILTEVKGKVRFEDVIKDVTIKEELDSTTNLTKRVIVEHKEDLHPQIVIYGSKREILTFYPMPVGVHIVVKDNQGVKAGDLLAKTPRKFIKTRDITGGLPRVAELFEARRPKNPAVISEIDGTVEFGEAPKGQRKIVVKSPTGMKKEYTVPYDSHLNVYKGDKVIAGEQLIEGPIVPHDILRVRGDKHLQEYLVREIQEVYRLQGVRINDKHIEVIVKQMLRKVRIENSGDTEFLVGANVDKFRFHEENEKMAKKNKQPARATPLLLGITKASLDTDSFISAASFQETTRILTDAAARSRKDSLLGLKENVIMGHLIPAGTGFREHREIEMVKKIAEEK
- the rpsL gene encoding 30S ribosomal protein S12; translated protein: MPTVSQLIRKRRKSSFKKSKSKAMEGSPQKKGVCLLVKTQTPKKPNSALRKVARVRLTNNTTVTAYIPGVGHNLQEHSIVTIRGGRVKDLPGVRYHIVRGMLDTAGVTDRKKSRSKYGSKRGK
- the rpsG gene encoding 30S ribosomal protein S7; translation: MRRQRAPRRGIKPDTKYNDKLVGTLISMLMLKGKRSLAERIAYSAFDIVSSKTDKQDPLEIFKKAVDNAKPLLEVKSRRVGGATYQVPIEVSSARGIVLALRWMRNFARAKKGKPMEEKLAAEIIAAYKKEGSVIKKREDTHRMAEANKAFAHYRW